Within Ovis aries strain OAR_USU_Benz2616 breed Rambouillet chromosome 3, ARS-UI_Ramb_v3.0, whole genome shotgun sequence, the genomic segment CAGCATGACTCAAGCATTAACAACAAATACTACTGGGCTGGTTTAAAGTCTAGTATGCAcggaggggcttccctcatagctcagtcggtaaagaatctgcctgcagtacaggagacccggatttgaaagctgggtcaggaagatcctctggagaaggaaatggcaacccactcgagttttcttgcctggagaatcccacagacagaggagcctggcaggctatagtccatgcggttgcaagagtcagacatgacttagcgactaaaccaccatccaCCGAAGGACAGAGAAAAGAGCAGTCTTTTCTGAGACACGTGAAATTCCCCAGCCACTTTTTCTCCcctgaagttttgtttttttctaactgAGATACAATTCATATACCAcaaatttatccttttaaagtGTACGATTCAGTGTTTTGTTCAAAGTTGTACAACCACAGTCACCATcttatttcagaacattttcaccaccaccatcacaccCTCCAAAAAATCCACCTTCATGAGCAAtcagtctctattcctgcctcctccaggccctggcaaccactcatGTTCTgactttaaggattttccagtcttttttttttaaatgttaatgaaactgaaacacagagagaTGAAATGATTTGCATAGGGTTGCAGCCACTTAGAAACTTACCAGCAAGATTATTATCACTCCTTACTAGGAAGATCACAACACACATGTTGAGGGTAAGTTTTTAAActatacataaaaggaaaaaaccaaaaGATCAGTGAAAATATATTTAGCTTGACTATGTGCctgcatgcttagtcgtgtctgactctttgtgaccctgtggactgtagtcctccaagctcttctgtccatggaattctccaggcaagaatactggagcgagttgccatttcctcctccaggggatctttccgacccagggatcgaaccttctaaactgtgtctcctgcgctgacgggcgaattctttaccatgagccacctgggaagccaacttGACTACACATACCTTAAATAAGGCTGCAAGACACCTGAAATACAAGGCAGAGTCCTGAGACTGGCGATGCTCAGGCAGTGTGTCATGCCAGGGACTGGCAGGAGTGGAGGGTGTTTGGCAAGGATTactaaaagaggaagaaagatacTACTGGTGGACAGGAATTGTGCTTAGGGACAGGGTAATACAGACAGAAGGTTGAGGGAAGTGTGACGCTATGCAGGTTACAGGACAGACATATTTTTTTTTGGCCCAGGGTTTTTAATGTTGTGTTAACGTGCCCACGTGTCCACTTGCTTCCTTTTATAGTGCTCCCAATTTGTCCCGGAGATTTCTGATCATTTCCAGTTTGTTTATGAGTAGTTAATgcataagacttccctggtggctcaggaggtaaagtatctgcctacaatttgggagacctgagttcaatccctgggtggggaagatcctctggagaagacaacagcaccccactccagtattcttgtctggaaaatcccatggttggaggagcctggtaggctacagtccatggggtcacaatgagttggacacgactgagctacttcactttacTTTAGTGCATGAACAGTGTTAGAACCACTAAAGAATCCTTGCTACTTAATGACACTTTGCAAAATAATACATGgaattcaactttttaaatattctactgTCTGCATTTGtcaaataagtaaaatgataACAAGTTTACCTTACTCCTATTACCAGCTGTAAATGTGTACGTAGAAAGAGTGATCCCGGAGACTAAAACCGTCAGAATCCATTTGCAAAAATAATTAggcatatgttttattttacatgtcTTAATCAATATTGCAAATAtcattaacaaaaggaaaaaaggacagaaatcgcTCATCATACACCAAAAAATTCATTGTTCAAGAGATTAATCTGAATCTCAACATTCTTTGTGctcatttaatattattaaaacatcAATTCGAAAGGACAAACAAGTCAAAACTAAGTATTTTATTAACTAAAATTGAGACCCTAAATCAACTACACAACTGAAAAATAACCTACCATCAACCTAGAAAAGTTTTATTTGCTGACATATAATGAATACTCAAGAGCCTACTACTGGGTGCAGAGACAAATTTTCTTTTACAAACAAGTTATTTTGAGTTATAGAGACTCTGTAGATGACTAGATTATCATTGTTTTTAAACGGCTGCTAAAAATGACTATTTAGAGAGTCAACCTATTCACAGAATTGAACACTaaataacatcagttcagttcagtcaccaaCGATCATTTAAAGTTGAAATTCTTGTCTGCCAAATTTTTATAACACTTTTTAAGCATGTAAATTAACTTAAAAGATCTGTTAATTATATATAGCAAAAGAGCTTTGGTATCAATAAATTAGAAGTAGGAAATCAAATATACCTTGTAGTTTTACAGTGTGTTTTAGGAATTAAATTGGAAATGCCTACATATGAAAATGTAAATGTCTCATTCTTTTATTACCTACATTATTGTGAAGAATGAACCACCCGCTTATTCTGAATtactgatataaataaaacaCGAGCCTAAAATTTCTTCTAAAAAGATGAATGGGTCACACCCTGCAATTTAGGCAAAAGGTAAATAAAGAATTCAGTGCTTTACTTTTCAATGCTccctttttcttttgatgagagCAGAAAGATTCTAGGATAAAAACAATTCCAATAAATACAGCTAGAATACATCAATCTTAGCACTCCCTTCTGATAGGAGGCTAAGAAGAacaaccacctgccaatgcaggagacacaggttcgatccctgggttgggaagatcccctggagaaggaaatggcgacccactccagtactcttgccagggaaatcccatgggcagaggagcctgaagggctacagtccatggggtcacaaatagtcggatatgactaagcgactgagcatgcaagaagaacaaacaaaaataaataaaaagagaagggtgatttttaaaaaccaaaaggcAGATTGAGTAAGGGGTGAGGGTGGGTTTAGTAGAATATCTGCTGCCAATGAAAGAATTCCGAGCACTATTACAAATTTTTCCTAAATTACACCCAAGGTCATGCACATGACACATAGAATCTAAACAATTCTTTGCTACATAacatgtggaaaattattaacacatttttattttatgaaacaaaagagaaacaaaatctaCAAAGCAATATTACTGCTTGAAAAGGTTATTCTAAAAACTTTTGTTAAATTTAGGTTTTGCCAAGTTCCTACTCTCCAAGTAGTCAAGTAGACACCAAAAACAACTTCTGAGTACTGTGGACTGATCCTTTATGGAGCATGCATTTTTCACAAGTCTACAGCAAAATGAACTAGTTAAGATTTAATTCTGAATTCAGCCTGTGATTGATTTCTGGATATAACACtggaataaaaacagtaaaagtaactttttaaaaataggtttacTTCTCACATAAATtagtttagaaaatgttaatgttCTTAACTCAAAAGATTCCTTTCAGACTTTGAAAgatcaaagaataaaaaacaaaattggttcagcaatttccaaaataaaatgaatacaaacACTGGCCACAACTTTCCACTCAATCCAAAAAAAACCACTTTAGCTGAGCTCAGCTCACTTAATTTTCAAAAACCATTTCTTTTTCCCAGCTTCATACCTGGAATTACCGTTCCTCAACAACATTACCTACATCAGCAGGGAGGAGATAAAAGTGTTGTAGAGATTGCACCGTCACTGAATGTACAAGCAGGACATTCCAGAGCAGGAGGGAATCTTCAAGACCTGCTCCAGCacccacattttacagatgagaaaactgaggcccaaaatGAGTCATTTAATCAAATGACTTGACCAAAGCCACATTGATTGGCTGAGccattcattcagccagtcaTTCATTCACCCACAATTACTGACAGCTATCTAGGCGCCAGGTCTGGGACTCCATGCAGAAAAGAAGCTGTAAGGCCCCATCCACCATTGCAGAGGCTATCCTTCCCCTTGGAAAATCTTAAGATCAACCCTTAAAAGTCCTCATCAGCAAGAACTCTGTAGGAACTGCACTGACTTTGTCAAACAGGTCTCACTTTGAGTTCACAAGTTTCAGTAAACACAGTTGGCCTCTACTGTGTTTATTTTAAGCGATTATTAAGCGTTTACTTTAAGTGATTAAGCATTAACAAAGAGAAGCACAGTATTCTGAATGAGTCCCTTTCTGATACATTCAAAGTTTAATGAAGTGCAATCAGAAAATACCCCATATACACAAACAAGTTCACAGAGAGGACAGCTTACAAAATCAGAGCGATCTGAGGTATCAACATAGAGCAGTTAAGTCTAACAGCTCAATCCCCTCAATTCCACAAAGTGTGGAATGTAAATGATTCCCATTTCATTCAGATGTGGGTATATTTTTCTGAGATGTCTGTATGTTAGGAAGACCTCTAAACTCAATTCCAATTCACATCCAGTGACAAGATAACTAAACCAGGCCTTTCTCCTGAAGAGTAACTTTCCTTGATTTCTATTTGAATAAcagaaaattagaataaaaaaactaaataaaacctAAAATTTCATGTGCTGACTAAAGGAAATTCAAATTCTATGTACAACAAAAATAGCAACAGCTTGAACTGCACAtttctgagttttttgtttttttctttttaatgagatGTGCAGTGAACTTACCCATCAACATAAATCATCCCTCATTTTGCCTGGACTTTTATATTCTTTAAGATTAAGTCTGGCACTCAAATGTTTTGTGTATCTCAAGTCACAGTCGAGTCAACTTCTTTAAGAAGTAAGAGAACATATTGACAAAGCTCTTAAATAAAACAACCCCAAAATAAGGCACTTTGAAATATTAAACAATAGCTCTCTGTTTACCCAGTttcagtggggttttttttttgtttttgtttttttaaccaaaacGCTCCGCCGCTTTTACAGAGGTCTCGCAGATGACCACTGGGTGAATGTTGATGAAATAAATCTTCACTGAGGCTCTCTGAAGGCTGACTCCCCTGAAGCTATTGTCAGTTCAGGACCAAAGCACTCATCAAAGTATGCTCATCTATGTCTCAAACTTCCAGATTTGATTTTTATCCAGAGCATCACAAGTTCTCATCTGAACATCAGGCCGGCCCTCGGGTGTCCGGTAAGCACTAAGACACAGTCCTGAGTGGGGATGAAAAATGGTTCCATCTTCTTtaaaatgccaaataatgtttGCTGGGATAGGAAACCCATCTTTGGGACAATTTTGCATTCCCACATGCTTTTTTAGCTCGGGAACTTCTGCACATAACTCCGTCACCGAATTAAACCTTATTTCTTTGTTGGAGGTATACTCAAAGAATTGATTGCCTCCTTGACCGTGGCACCCAAAGAGGGAAAGGTTAGCACTTGTGGGGTTATTGTCAGGAGCATTATAATCTAAACATTCAGAAGAGATCCCAATACTGTGAATAGCTCCGTGCCAGCCTGGCCTATCCTCTGGAACGTGCAAAgtagaaaacacatttttcaaaTACCAGTCAAAGCTCTTGCACTTCAGCCTTTCCCGTagtaattttctttcagaaatatcaCCATAAGCTTCTTTCCTTGCTGGAGGGTTTCGGTTGTAGAAATGCTCTTTGTACTCGTCCATCCAGACTTCCGCTGCCCGAGCAGTATTCTGCAGGAAATTGGGCCGAGCATATGGTGCCCGCTTAGGGAATACGTGGCCCACGTGGGAACAGGGGTGGATCTCCAGTTTACCTCCACACTGCCACACCCTGAAAGACAGCTCCAGGTTTTCACCTCCCCACACTTCCATCCCAGTGTCATAAGTTCCAAGGTACTGAAAATACTTCTTGCTGACCGCAAACAGTCCTCCGGCCATGGTGGGCGATCTGAATGGTTCAATTCTGGATTTACGCCTGTCCCTTTCATGTTTGGGGACAGAATGCCACTGGAATGTTAGACGCCAGTCGAACCCACCAATCATGGGTTCCCCAGTCTGCATATAGAATTCAAAAGTATTCCAGTCGATGGTGTCTATAACAGGACAAATGACCACTGTTTCATCCTTATGAATCCTTTCCAAAAGTGGCTCCAGCCAACCAGTATTACACTCACAGTGACAATCCAGGAAAGTCAGGACATCGCCAGTGGCAAAAGTGGCCCCAATCAGACGGGCCCTCACCAGCCCTTCGCGCTTGTTTGTTCTAATCAGGCGGACTCTATCCAGATTGCTGACGTAAGCTTCAAGCTGTGTCTTCAAATACACTCTGTCGCTCAAGTCATCGACTaagatgatctccttcagaaggactGCAGGAGAAGTTTCTAAAACACTGTGGATGGTGCGAAGTAAAGTCGACCAGGCTTCGTTATAGAAAGCGATGATGACAGAAGTGGTGGGAAGTCTCCTGTAGTTAAACTTCTTGGACTTACACTCATACATTCTTTTATCCTCTATGTGGCGGTGCAGGGAAATCCTGTCACTGAGGTAAATGTTAATGGCATATCTCTCAATGAGTTCCTCTTGCTGCTTCAGTTCACTCTCGCTGAGCTGGAGTTTGCTGGCTTTCCCCCACTCCCCAAGGGCACGGGAATCTGCAGGGGGCTTCTCATACAGCGGTCGAGACAAATCCACTGCTTTCTTCCCCGGCTCTGAGAGCTGTCTTGACCCCGGTTCCTGGGCACCGCCGGCTCGTAAGGAGGCATGGAAAGTGGAGACGGAGAGTTCCACCAGGAGGTAGGCCACTGTTAGGAGCGCCAGCAGCAGGCAGCTTTTGCGTGCCCACGTCCACCTTACGGCCATCCGGATCTTCATGGCTGGGGCGCGGACGCGGCCACCAGAGTCACCGCGCGCAGGGGAAGGGCTGCGGGACCCGCCGCTTGAGCTCCGGGCTCAGGTAGGAGCGAACTTCCGAGCAGGTCCCGCTTTTCATGCAGGCGTTCGGCTCCTCGGCAGTCGCGGGGACTTCCTGGGGGTCACCTGGGACCTCCGCGGGGCTCGGCCTCCGGTGCACCCCCAactcctctctccccacttcctcctgccTGCCTCACAACTTTTCACAAACTCTACAGCCAACAACACCCCACCCTCCCCGGGCAGAGGACaaacccctccccttccctcttcctccccctGGTGGCGAGTTCGCGCCAGTGGTCGGCCAGGCCCGGGCCCAGGCCTGTGGGCGACTctgcggggccgggggcgggagCACCAAGGTGACCCCGGACTCGGGTCCACTCCCGCTCCAACTGCATCTCGGCCGCTCTCCGCACGATTCTACCCATCTGGGTCCTCAGTCGTGATGCTCCCGGGGACCCAGCTTGGACGGGCGGCAATCCTACCGATTGAGCGtctcatcacaaaaaaagaaaaaaaaagaaaacttaccaAGTTGTTTGCCGTTGGGGCTAAAGTCCACGGAGGTGATCGCAGCTTTGTGGCCCTTAAAGTAACGCTCCAGAACCGGgtcctcctgggaaggaaagttgtCAAGTTTTGAAAGCAGGTGCAGACCTCGAATGTGGGGGGGTCGGAGAGGAGCGCGGTCCCCTCCTGCGGGAGCCGGCCCGGGAACGGCCACATCGGTGGAGGGTTGTGGGGGAGCAGCAGCACCCCGAACGAGCACGCGCGGCCGCAGCTAACTGGGGTGTACGCCGAGCAGCAGCCTCCCCCCGCAGAGCGGGCGGAATCCCCGTTCGCGCTGCCCAGGAGCGGGCGCCCGCCCGAGACCACCTGGGCAGAGCGATTGAAATGCACGTTCCGGGGCCCCGCCCGCAGGCTCGCGGTCACAGGTGCGAGGCGGAGCCCCCCGGCTTCGGTACTTTTCAAAAacctcccaggtgattctgacgcAGGCGCTCCACGGAAACCCTAAGAGaattctggggtggggggggcatgGGGCCGCCGGGGCGGTCGGAGCTCGGGGAGGAGCACCCGGGGCTCCGCCAGGGCTCGGCGCTCCCGGTGCCCCGGGGGCAAGGGATGAGTCACGGGCGCCCCGGGGCGAGGGGCGCGGAGCTCGCGGGTCGGGACTCGGCTGAGGACGCCTGCCTCCATGCCCCGCCAGGTGCGGGTGTAGCCCCGACCTGGCTCCCCAACCCGCGGGACCGGCTCCAGGGAGGCGCACCGCAGCCCGTCCTTACCGGGGAGGAGGCCATGGGGGAGCGCTCAGCTCCCGGCTCCTGCCCGCAGGGGGAAccggggggagggagggggcggggtaGGAAGGGGGACCGTGCGGTGCCCGGAACCGTCCGCCCGGAGCGGCAGCGCCTCCCGGTCACTACAACAACGGCGCCCCAGTCAAACCCCGCGCTCCAGGCGTGGCCAGCCGAGCCCCGAGGCTGCGCCCGCGCCGCGAAAAGCCGGACCTCCGCCACCTGGCAAGGCGGACGCCGGGGGATCAGGTGTCGTCACACATCAAAGCCAACGTTTGCTAACACCTGAGCTCCCCCCGGCTTGATACCAGAAGGAGGGTAGTAACCGATACAGGTAGGAGACCGATGGTTGGGAGAGGGTAAGGAACCTGTGATCGATGCAATCAGAATTCTATTACGCGTTAAAGAGACAGCGCGCGCAAATTTGAAGCAGGTCCCGCACAGCTTATTTTTTGATGCAGAAGACAGTTTGATCTGAAATGAGGCGGCTTGCTATTTATTAATATACACAAAAGAAGTAAATCTCTGGAGGACAGACTTGAAGTTATTTAATCACTGTTTTTCACACACGCCCAGAGTGTTATAAATGTAGATGCTGGATAAaggtgatgaatgaatgaacggatGTTTTCCATCCATTTAAGGTTTTCTGCTGTGTTTCTGTTTCAGTCTCGTTTGCCTGTGCTTTAGAGCTGCAAATTGATACAGTAGCATATTTGAGGTCTTTAGGAAGACTTAGAAACatattttttgttctgtttaaatTATCCGGACACATGGTAACTATAGACATTGCTACAGCAGACTTTCCTACTAGAGTATCATTTGAGCTTCAGCAACGCTGCGAAGTTGATAGGAAATGTGGCCGACCTTTAGAGATTATAAACTTGATTCTTAGACATTTTGATTTAATTATCAAAAGTTACACAAAGACAGCTCTTCCAGTTTCCAAGTCCGTATCCTTTTTTACCCTGTTACAAAGCTTGAAGAACTCAGCTGAAAGTTACATATAGCATAAAGATTCTTGGCAGCATAAGATGGGATCATAGACCACAGCTGGTAAGATACACTGTCTATACAAATGAAAGGCATACTACACTGTTACAGATTTTCTAACTCGTTGAATTTAGTTGTAATGAATACTGTACATAGCAATCAAGCAAATTTAGACTGAAATATTAGTTCAAGTATATGTTTGTTGAATATCTCCAGGATATTTGGCAGTGAGGGATACAAAAGTGACTGAGATATTTTCCCCTGACTGAGATATTTTCCCCGCCTTTGAGAACTCAACAATCTAGGTTTCTGAGTTTCGTGTGTTAGCATGCATAATGATGGTTTTAGGGGACCTCAGTCTCAAAGATGCTGATTCAGCATATATGAAGTGGAATCAAGGACCCTACAGATGTATTAATAATAAGCCTCTTAGGTGATTGCCTTGGGAGTCTCAGCTGTGTACATTGAGAAACATCACTCTAGTCTAGAAGGTGATGTGTCAAGATTGTTGATACTAGCAACTTATCAGCAAACTGCGGCAGGACTCTAAGCTTTGCTACTTATTCCCAGTCCAGGtttgactttaaaagaaaaaaaaaaaagaccaatatattaaaaaaataatgctggATGCTTGTGGGAAcgtaaaaggaaataaagcagtTCCTAAAAATTTAACCCTGAGGTATATACCCAAGCGTATTAAAAACAGGGACTGGAACAGATAGTTGTACACCAATagtcatagcagtattattcacaataacaaGTAAGTGGAAGCAATTCATGTATCCAACAGATAAATCAGTAAGTAAAATGTGATACATGCAATGCActgttactcagtcataaaaaggaatgaaattctgatacatgctgcaACATGCTATGTGGCGCTTAGCCGAtcaattgtgtccagctttttttgaccccgtggactgtagcccgccaggctcctttgtccatggggattctccaggcaagaatactggcgtgggttgccatgccttccctccaggggatcttccccacccagggattgtacccagatctcccacattgcaggcggattctttaccatctgagccacgagggaagcctgcTGCAGCGTGGGTGAACCTTAAAACATTCTGTTAAGTGAAGGGGCCAAACACAGAAGAACATATACAGTATGATTCCACCTACTGAGGCACCTCAAATATGTGGATTCATGGAGACAGACAGTAGAATGGAGGTTCATAGAACGGACTGGGGATGAGGAAGAATGGAAAGTCACTGTTTAACAGATGTGGAGTTTCTGTTTGAAGTGATGACGTTCTGGAAATAGTGGTGATTGTTACAAAacattgtgaatatacttaatgccatcgaactgtacacttaaaatagttaaaatggtaatACTTATGTCTATCTgactacaataaaaataataaaatacataataattcTGAAAACTCTGAGGATCTCAAAATTTCTCACAGTCAAGATATATCTAATATTGGGTTCGGCAGATTAACAGAAAAAGTTGGAGATGTATAAACTAgcccaaaaaaaaagagaggaatttTTTAGGTATGGATTTTTCTCGAAGTCTCTTAGTTAAAAGAGATTCCCAggtgacaggcttccctggtggcttaggggtaaagaatccacctgcgaatgccagagacatgagtttgatccctgatccggggagatcccacacgctgtggagcagctaagcccgtgtggcacacctactgagcttgtgctctggagcccgggagtcACGTCGACTGAACTCACCcgcgccctggagcccatgctccgaaataagagaagccgccgcagtggCAAGCCCCGCGCACCGCAcctgaagagtagcccctgcttgccgcagctACAGGAAAGCCCGTGCAGccgcgaagacccagcacagccagaaataaatttaaaagaagtttcccaggtgatgcagttggtaaagaatccacctgccagtgcaggagaccgaaGTGatacatgttcaatccctggatcaggcatatcccctggaggagaaaaaggcagcccactccagtattatcacctggaaaatcccaagggcagaggagcctgctgggctaccgtacatagggtggcaaagggtcagtcacgactgaacatgcacacatggttaaaaataaatttaactttttttccaattatcaaaaaatgaatatgaatagaaaaaaaatcacagattgtCCCATCACTTAAAAgctgctttaaacatttttattcaagTACCTATGATACGCTCACCACATGCCAGGTACTCTTCTAAGTACCTTAAAATTTTTGACAAATCTCGTAAGaatctgattcagttcagttcagttcagtcgctcagtcatgtctgactctttgcaaccccatgaatcacagcacgccaggcctacctgtccatcaccaactcccagagttcactcaaactcacacccatggagtcagtgatgccatccagccatctcatcctctgtcgtccccttctcctcctgcccccaatccctcccagcatcagagtcttttccaatgagtcaactcttcacatgaggtggccaaagtactggagtttcagctttagcatcattccttccaaagagcacccaggactggtctctttagaatggactggttagataatattaatttttttcttccagttttgttgAGATCTAACTGAATCACAGCACTGTATAAGATTAGGGCATACAACATAATGAGCTGACTTTCATACATGAtggaatgattaccacagtaagtttagtgaacatccatcatctcatatagatacaacattttaaaaaatttattttccttgtgatgagaactcttaagatttactctcttaactttcatatataatatatatcagtgTTAATGATATTAGTCAAGTTGTACATTGTAGAGAGATGatatttttcctatttcccttgtacagatgaggaaattgacatGCAGAGACATTAAGTTGCTTAGTCACAGGCACACAGCTAGGATGTGGAAGAATTTTAGATTTTAGTGGGGTGCTTCCAGATGCCACCtcttaatcgctaagtcatgatGCCATTTTTTGTGATTGCAAGcacattaaaaatatgtaaaattctgTATCCTACCTAACACTTTTCCCGGGAAGTTTTACAAAAAGCAAGAAATATAACACCTTCTTTATTTCCATTCCACTGGCCTCATTTATTACTCCAAACTGCCCTGTccattattttccatatttacttttatttcttttttgctattcCTAAACTTTGCAAATAGCAAAAGCtcaaaggtcagttcagttcagtcactcagtcgtgtccgactctgtgaccccatggactgcagcacaccaggcctccctgtccatcaccaactcccagagtttacttaaactcatgttcattgagtcagtgacgccatctaaccatttcatcctctgtcatccccttctcctcccacccttcaatctttcccagcatcagggtcttcaaatgagtcagctcttcccatcaggtggccaaagtatgcagtttcagctttagcatcagtccttccaatgaagattcaggactgatttcctttagaatggactggctggatctccttgccatccaagggactctcaagagttttccccaacaccacagttcaaaaacatcagttcttcggcgctcagctttcttcatagtccgactctcacatccatacatgaccactggaaaaaccatacctttgactagacggacctttgttggcaaagtaatgtctctgctttttaatatgctgtctaggttggtgataacttttcttccaaggagcaagtgtcttttaatttcatggctgcagtcaccatctgcagtgattttggagctcaaaggTGAACATCTGGAAAAATGGCCAAAGTTGGGGACTTTTCCCCCTTAAACTCAAGAATGCTTGAGTTCCTGTAATTCTACTTGCTACAGTGATCATTTGGGGCCTTCTCAGATTACAAATTTATTAATCTGAATGGGAGccacaatatttaaaaatctacaagtTATCATTAGAAGCCAGGTACAAATGTAGGACAAAATGGATTCTTTATTTAGCCCTCCTTTTCTAGATCCCCCTCAAATCAGAAATTGAGTTGATCCACTTCGACACTCTGAAGGGTTGTTATTTTAGCACCAGTCATTccaaggtctgctgctgctgttgctaagtcactcagttgtgtctgactctgtgcaaccccgtagacagcagcccattaggctcccccgtccctgggattctccaggcaagaacactggagtgggttgccatttccttatccaatgcatgaaagtgaaaagtgacagtgaggttgctcagtcgtgtccgactcttcgccatcCCACAGACTGACCtc encodes:
- the GALNT4 gene encoding polypeptide N-acetylgalactosaminyltransferase 4 — translated: MKIRMAVRWTWARKSCLLLALLTVAYLLVELSVSTFHASLRAGGAQEPGSRQLSEPGKKAVDLSRPLYEKPPADSRALGEWGKASKLQLSESELKQQEELIERYAINIYLSDRISLHRHIEDKRMYECKSKKFNYRRLPTTSVIIAFYNEAWSTLLRTIHSVLETSPAVLLKEIILVDDLSDRVYLKTQLEAYVSNLDRVRLIRTNKREGLVRARLIGATFATGDVLTFLDCHCECNTGWLEPLLERIHKDETVVICPVIDTIDWNTFEFYMQTGEPMIGGFDWRLTFQWHSVPKHERDRRKSRIEPFRSPTMAGGLFAVSKKYFQYLGTYDTGMEVWGGENLELSFRVWQCGGKLEIHPCSHVGHVFPKRAPYARPNFLQNTARAAEVWMDEYKEHFYNRNPPARKEAYGDISERKLLRERLKCKSFDWYLKNVFSTLHVPEDRPGWHGAIHSIGISSECLDYNAPDNNPTSANLSLFGCHGQGGNQFFEYTSNKEIRFNSVTELCAEVPELKKHVGMQNCPKDGFPIPANIIWHFKEDGTIFHPHSGLCLSAYRTPEGRPDVQMRTCDALDKNQIWKFET